The proteins below are encoded in one region of Neodiprion virginianus isolate iyNeoVirg1 chromosome 7, iyNeoVirg1.1, whole genome shotgun sequence:
- the LOC124308999 gene encoding major facilitator superfamily domain-containing protein 12-like gives MQRSIHSISGDYTEIVRRLPLRLRFAYGVGHVMNDICASMWFTYILVFFHSVLKFSAALSGVVMLIGQVADALATPFIGLQSDRNDDFWLCRYGKRKTWHLLGTVGVVFSFPFIFSPCIKCEGSHQWAQLVYYAGFVIIFQFGWAAVQISHLSLIPDLTPSEHERTELTAIRYSFTVCSNVLVYCITWAVLHITSDTASNSQIGPKDAPHFQTVVIIGLAVGAWASLIFHIYVKEQGTSDTTGPQRRNTRSVGTILMDIQFYKVAGVYMPTRLFVNLSQVYIPLYLHDYLKMVATSLAVVPLTMFLSSFITSLIIERLNTKLGRKVSYFIGVMLGLTACVWIRLGNGKMYTTYEIYPVSMLLGASGSVMLVTSLGITADLIGQSSDSGAFVYGAMSFTDKLSNGLAVMAIQSMKCLSDCPAYYRDVIIYACGGSAVFGLVMVLLMKPFVYDDDDKNSMISATTNSKIIDE, from the exons ATGCAAAGGTCGATTCATTCCATCTCAGGTGACTACACGGAGATTGTCAGAAGGCTGCCGTTGAGGCTGCGCTTTGCCTATGGTGTGGGCCATGTAATGAACGACATTTGCGCCTCCATGTGGTTCACGTatattttggtattttttcaCTCCGTACTCAAGTTTAGCGCCGCGTTGTCCGGAGTCGTAATGCTGATCGGTCAGGTGGCCGATGCATTGGCGACGCCTTTTATCGGATTGCAATCCGATAGAAACGATGATTTCTGGTTGTGTCGTTACGGAAAGAGAAAAACTTGGCATTTGTTGG GCACCGTCGGTgtggttttttcgtttccgtTCATATTCTCGCCCTGCATAAAGTGCGAAGGATCTCACCAGTGGGCTCAATTAGTTTATTATGCCGGTTTTGTTATCATATTTCAATTCGGCTGGGCTGCCGTTCAAATATCGCATCTTTCATTGATTCCCGATCTAACGCCATCCGAACACGAGAGAACAGAACTTACAGCAATTAG GTATAGCTTTACCGTATGCTCAAATGTACTTGTTTACTGCATTACTTGGGCAGTCCTGCACATAACGAGTGACACCGCTTCGAATTCTCAGATCGGACCAAAAGATGCGCCTCATTTTCAAACAGTGGTAATAATCGGATTGGCAGTTGGCGCTTGGGCATCgttaatatttcatatttatgtAAAAGAACAAGGAACCAGCGATACGACAG GACCTCAACGACGCAACACGAGATCTGTCGGTACTATACTGATGGATATTCAGTTCTATAAAGTAGCCGGTGTTTATATGCCCACGAGACTGTTTGTTAATTTGTCACAAGTTTATATACCATTGTATTTACACGACTATTTGAAAATGGTGGCAACATCGCTGGCTGTAGTACCGCTAACGATGTTTCTCAGCAGTTTTATAACGTCCTTAATAATCGAAAGATTGAACACAAAACTAGGAAGAAAAGTATCTTATTTCATCGGAGTAATGCTTGGATTGACTGCGTGTGTCTGGATTCGACTTGGAAACGGCAAAATGTATACCACGTACGAAATATACCCGGTCTCCATGCTGCTTG gTGCCAGTGGCTCGGTTATGCTCGTCACTAGTCTTGGGATAACTGCCGATTTAATTGGCCAGAGTTCGGACAGCGGAGCATTCGTTTATGGTGCAATGAGCTTTACCGATAAATTGAGCAATGGCTTGGCTGTGATGGCGATTCAATCAAT GAAGTGCCTGTCCGACTGTCCGGCTTATTACAGGGATGTTATAATCTACGCCTGTGGTGGCTCCGCTGTCTTTGGTCTAGTCATGGTACTCTTGATGAAGCCTTTTGTTTACGATGATG ATGACAAAAATTCGATGATATCAGCGACGACGAATTCCAAAATTATAGATGAATGA